TAAAAAAATGAGGGCTTGCGGCTCAAGGCTTTCACGGGAAAGTTTTTTTACTTATATAAACATACCAGCACGCATTTGGTATCGAATCGCTAGCTATGACGAAGCTATGGTGTGAGAAGAAGCAATAGTAAGGCTTTCTACGGAGGGCTCAGTGTGAATTGGAACATTGAACCTTTGTGTACTGTTTGAATGTCACAGAGTAAACCTGCAGCCAATCTGATCTTGTTTATCCTAACTAAATCTGTAATCATTTTTTTCATCGCAAATAATTTACTTTTTTTGGAGCTAGCATGAGCTATTGTCGCTTCCTAGGGTTGCTTTGTCTTTTTTTGGTGAGTGGGCCTCTTTCGGCTCAGCTTGAAATCAATCGCGACGGGATTCAAGCGGAGTTAGAGGAATATAATTTCTTCAGTCAGGCGCCGGGAACGGTCCTATCTATTTGTCTAATGGATGAGTGTCAGGAGTTTTCAGCGGGGGTGAAAGATCCAGCAGGGGATGAATCTATCGCGATAGATAGCTTGTTTCGCATTGGTAGTCTCACCAAGACCATGGTCGCTGTGCTAACCTTGCAATTGCTTGAAGATGGAGTGATTGCCCTGAACGACCCACTTAGTATGCATTTGCCACAGTTTGGCGGCTGGGGAGAGGTTACCATCCGGCAGTTGATGCAGATGCGTTCCGGGGTTCCCGCCTATCTTTTCCGGCCTGAAGCGCTTTTCAGTGTGCTCGGAGATGTATTTAAGCATAAGAAAGTTGTCTATGATCCAAATCAACTACTTAATGATATTAAAGGGCGAGAGCTTGACTTCACACCAGGTACTGCCAGTGCCTACAACAACACAAACTACGTGCTCCTCGGTCTCATCCTGGAAAAATATCGAGGCCAAAAGCTCGAAACGATTCTAGCTGAAGGAATTGCCGAGCCCCTTGGGCTTAAAAATACTTATTTGGATATGTCCACGGAAGATGACCCCCAGCTAACACGAGGGTTTTTGCAAAGTCACTTCTCAGGATTACCAAGTTGGCTAAATTTGTTGCTACCTAAAGAACTGCGTCGTGGTTGGGATACAATTGATATTACCAATGGCTTTCCAGCTAGCCGTGCCTGGGCAGCAGGAGGTGTGGTTTCATCACCGAGAGAGATGAATACGTTCATTCGAGGGCTTATGAATGGCAAGTTGATCAGTGATCATAGCTTGGCACAAATGATTGCCGTTCGTGAAGGAAATATTTTGGGCAATCCAGTTCAGTATGGCCTTGGGATCATGAAAGAACAAACGCCCTATGGCGATTTCTATGGCCATGGTGGTGTAGGGGTTGGCTATCAAAACATGACTTACTATTCTCCGGAACATGATTTGGGAGTCGTTGTTACCCAGAATGTAGGCCCCGCAGCCACCGGATCTATTTTTGTAAGCCTGATCACCAAGATCTTCGAAGGCAAGGCAGTTAAGCCTTTCGATGCGCGACGGAATG
This is a stretch of genomic DNA from Pseudobacteriovorax antillogorgiicola. It encodes these proteins:
- a CDS encoding serine hydrolase domain-containing protein, with amino-acid sequence MSYCRFLGLLCLFLVSGPLSAQLEINRDGIQAELEEYNFFSQAPGTVLSICLMDECQEFSAGVKDPAGDESIAIDSLFRIGSLTKTMVAVLTLQLLEDGVIALNDPLSMHLPQFGGWGEVTIRQLMQMRSGVPAYLFRPEALFSVLGDVFKHKKVVYDPNQLLNDIKGRELDFTPGTASAYNNTNYVLLGLILEKYRGQKLETILAEGIAEPLGLKNTYLDMSTEDDPQLTRGFLQSHFSGLPSWLNLLLPKELRRGWDTIDITNGFPASRAWAAGGVVSSPREMNTFIRGLMNGKLISDHSLAQMIAVREGNILGNPVQYGLGIMKEQTPYGDFYGHGGVGVGYQNMTYYSPEHDLGVVVTQNVGPAATGSIFVSLITKIFEGKAVKPFDARRNEIPDWFWNGLHLKVKGNINPMASEDDDSENKDKSLFGPTVGYAYDKRRFVPGQSFNNFSSTYVKADDQDYIQLTAFSQTAVGGFLSPESLSFPVTMIYLKRDRLISYEDENKKVVIEKDLDLSSTPVFVFVGEVRFDQSSGSVYTCASRLLDTGREMAFQFSGNFEESYGTGESIKMLGNFPLRNVSWLWDQDLLSLFGLNRCPIFG